A DNA window from Drosophila gunungcola strain Sukarami chromosome X unlocalized genomic scaffold, Dgunungcola_SK_2 000049F, whole genome shotgun sequence contains the following coding sequences:
- the LOC128261027 gene encoding collagen alpha-1(III) chain isoform X10 produces MTTNRSTRLLVLLVLTSLVANHHQANAAAVGLKCGGRSAVCVGPLSYQQCVDGLTSGPVVPCAVNTRCVTDGLEICVPVKSAAEAPTAAVAKMVTITDSPVSESAPLVDGSSSSSSGSGGEISTEGPSAASSAAPAESPAPVETTQAPVETTQAAAETTTASIDETTNGSEAPLETESTIPSDTTPVDTTLGPGSEATNPPIEPESTTAAPGEGTTLAPGDVDPNTPIDPSSPLDPNAPEESTYEPGLVDPTAPAETTAAPGTPADITTEAPGAPVEGSTAAPVEGSTAAPGAPVEGSTAAPGAPVEGSTAAPGAPVEGSTDAPGAPVEGSTAAPGAPVEGSTAAPGAPVEGSTAAPAAPGAPVEGSTAAPGSPADPNVPAGGAPGSSADPNVPAGGSPADPNVPAGGAPGSSAGAAPGSPADPNVPAGGAPGSSAGAAPGSPADPNVPAGGSPADPNVPAGGAPGSSAGAAPGSPADPNVPAGGAPGSSADPNVPAGGSPADPNVPAGGAPGSSSDPNVPAGGSPADPNVPAGGAPGSSAGAAPGSPADPNVPAGGAPGSSADPNVPAGGSPADPNVPAGGAAPGSVGSNSAAGPNSPLNPPAGSLIPSIPVLPGGVGNWPWHPRPNIPVLPTWRPLLPGQNGSGAGATAPGSGLINGVLPFWPNWHKWVNSWRPTRPVTSTEAPAQPENPQQPQSPQQPQSPQQPQNPQQPQNPQQPQNPQQPQNPQQPQEAQSPKKPNNPETAESVEQAAPVPPAEGAASNENASVEESSKPSSEKSKDKPKSSEDQSKEQEQKKPSSEEKEKEKEKDKSKEKKDKDNKEKDKDKDSKEKKDKSKEENEQEKEEKEKDNDGDDEPSSKEKKQFVKDLIKKLKNGDECDENDIYPDVRDCRKYYRCEVKKSGKHKFAHLRCDKKERFDWIAESCVPKDEARCLEK; encoded by the exons ATGACAACGAACCGATCCACCAGACTTCTGGTGTTGCTAGTG TTAACCTCACTGGTGGCCAACCATCACCAGGCGAATGCCGCCGCCGTGGGACTGAAGTGCGGCGGCCGGAGCGCCGTCTGCGTGGGCCCACTTTCCTACCAGCAGTGCGTGGATGGCCTGACGTCCGGCCCGGTGGTGCCATGCGCGGTGAACACCCGCTGCGTGACCGACGGCCTCGAGATCTGCGTGCCGGTCAAGTCGGCCGCTGAGGCTCCTACGGCTGCCGTCGCCAAGATGGTGACCATCACCGACAGCCCCGTCAGCGAGTCCGCTCCGCTGGTGGAtggctccagctccagctccagcggTTCAGGAGGCGAGATCTCTACCGAGGGACCAAGTGCCGCCTCCAGTGCTGCTCCAGCGGAGTCACCTGCTCCGGTTGAGACGACCCAGGCACCGGTGGAGACCACCCAAGCGGCCGCTGAGACGACAACCGCATCCATAGATGAAACAACCAACGGATCGGAGGCACCTCTAGAGACCGAATCGACGATTCCCAGCGACACCACTCCCGTGGACACCACTTTGGGACCCGGATCGGAAGCCACTAACCCACCCATTGAACCCGAGAGCACCACAGCCGCTCCTGGGGAAGGAACCACCCTTGCTCCAGGTGATGTCGACCCGAACACGCCCATTGATCCAAGCTCCCCCCTGGACCCCAACGCACCCGAAGAATCTACTTACGAACCCGGTTTAGTCGACCCCACCGCTCCAGCTGAAACAACTGCCGCTCCCGGAACTCCTGCTGATATAACGACAGAAGCTCCTGGAGCTCCTGTGGAAGGATCGACTGCTGCTCCTGTTGAAGGATCTACCGCTGCTCCTGGTGCTCCTGTTGAAGGATCGACTGCTGCTCCTGGTGCTCCAGTTGAGGGATCGACTGCTGCTCCTGGTGCTCCTGTTGAAGGATCTACCGATGCTCCTGGTGCTCCTGTTGAAGGATCGACTGCTGCTCCTGGTGCTCCTGTTGAAGGATCGACTGCTGCTCCTGGTGCTCCTGTTGAAGGATCTACCGCTGCTCCT GCTGCTCCTGGTGCTCCAGTTGAAGGATCTACCGCTGCTCCAG GATCTCCTGCTGATCCCAACGTCCctgctggtggtgctcctGGATCTTCTGCTGATCCCAATGTACCCGCTGGTGGATCTCCTGCTGATCCCAACGTCCctgctggtggtgctcctGGATCTTCTGCTGGTGCTGCCCCAGGATCTCCTGCTGATCCCAATGTCCctgctggtggtgctcctGGATCTTCTGCTGGTGCTGCCCCTGGATCTCCTGCTGATCCCAATGTACCCGCTGGTGGATCTCCTGCTGATCCCAATGTCCctgctggtggtgctcctGGATCTTCTGCTGGTGCTGCCCCAGGATCTCCTGCTGATCCCAACGTCCctgctggtggtgctcctGGATCTTCTGCTGATCCCAATGTACCCGCTGGTGGATCTCCTGCTGATCCCAACGTCCctgctggtggtgctcctGGATCTTCTTCTGATCCCAATGTACCCGCTGGTGGATCTCCTGCTGATCCCAACGTCCctgctggtggtgctcctGGATCTTCTGCTGGTGCTGCCCCAGGATCTCCTGCTGATCCCAACGTCCctgctggtggtgctcctGGATCTTCTGCTGATCCCAATGTACCCGCTGGTGGATCTCCTGCTGATCCCAATGTtcctgctggtggtgctgctccAGGATCTGTTGGCTCCAACTCTGCTGCTGGCCCGAATTCGCCGCTTAACCCACCAGCTGGCTCACTCATTCCATCGATTCCTGTTCTACCTGGCGGAGTTGGCAATTGGCCTTGGCATCCGCGCCCGAACATTCCAGTCCTGCCGACCTGGAGACCACTGCTTCCTGGACAAAACGGCTCAGGTGCTGGGGCTACTGCTCCTGGCAGTGGACTGATCAATGGCGTCCTTCCCTTCTGGCCCAATTGGCACAAATGGGTGAACAGCTGGCGTCCAACAAGGCCAGTGACCAGCACCGAGGCTCCTGCCCAACCGGAGAATCCTCAGCAACCACAGAGTCCCCAACAGCCACAGAGTCCCCAACAGCCACAGAATCCTCAGCAGCCACAGAATCCTCAGCAGCCACAGAATCCTCAGCAGCCACAGAATCCTCAGCAGCCGCAGGAAGCACAGAGCCCCAAAAAACCCAACAATCCCGAGACTGCCGAGAGCGTAGAACAGGCTGCCCCAGTTCCGCCAGCCGAAGGAGCTGCGTCCAACGAGAATGCCTCCGTTGAGGAGAGCAGCAAGCCCTCCAGCGAGAAGTCGAAGGACAAGCCCAAGTCCAGTGAGGATCAGTccaaggagcaggagcagaagaAGCCCAGCTCtgaggagaaggagaaggagaaagAAAAGGACAAGTCTAAGGAGAAGAaggacaaggacaacaaggagaaggacaaggacaaggacagCAAGGAGAAGAAGGACAAGTCCAAGGAGGAGAACGAGCAAGAGAAggaggaaaaggaaaaggataACGATGGCGACGACGAGCCGAGCTCCAAGGAGAAGAAGCAGTTCGTAAAGGACCTTATCAAGAAACTGAAGAATGGTGACGAGTGCGACGAGAACGATATCTATCCAGATGTGCGCGACTGTCGCAAGTACTACCGCTGCGAGGTGAAAAAGTCGGGCAAGCACAAGTTCGCACACCTGCGCTGCGACAAGAAGGAACGCTTCGATTGGATCGCCGAGTCCTGTGTGCCCAAGGACGAGGCCCGCTGCCTGGAGAAGTAG
- the LOC128261027 gene encoding collagen alpha-1(III) chain isoform X2 — MTTNRSTRLLVLLVLTSLVANHHQANAAAVGLKCGGRSAVCVGPLSYQQCVDGLTSGPVVPCAVNTRCVTDGLEICVPVKSAAEAPTAAVAKMVTITDSPVSESAPLVDGSSSSSSGSGGEISTEGPSAASSAAPAESPAPVETTQAPVETTQAAAETTTASIDETTNGSEAPLETESTIPSDTTPVDTTLGPGSEATNPPIEPESTTAAPGEGTTLAPGDVDPNTPIDPSSPLDPNAPEESTYEPGLVDPTAPAETTAAPGTPADITTEAPGAPVEGSTAAPVEGSTAAPGAPVEGSTAAPGAPVEGSTAAPGAPVEGSTDAPGAPVEGSTAAPGAPVEGSTAAPGAPVEGSTAAPGAPVEGSTTAPGAPVEGSTAAPGAPVEGSTAAPGAPVEGSTTAPVEGSTAAPGAPVEGSTAAPGAPVEGSTAAPGAPVEGSTAAPGAPVEGSTAAPGAPVEGSTAAPGAPVEGSTAAPGAPVEGSTDAPGAPVEGSTAAPGAPVEGSTAAPGAPVEGSTAAPGAPVEGSTAAPGAPVEGSTAAPGAPVEGSTAAPGAPVEGSTAAPGAPVEGSTAAPGAPVEGSTAAPGAPVEGSTAAPGAPVEGSTDAPGAPVEGSTAVPAGGSPADSNVAAGGAPGSSAGAAPGSPADPNVPAGGAPGSSAGAAPGSPADPNVPAGGAPGSSAGAAPGSPADPNVPAGGSPADPNVAAGGAPGSSSDPNVPAGGSPADPNVPAGGAPGSSAGAAPGSPADPNVPAGGAPGSSAGAAPGSPADSNVAAGGAPGSSAGAAPGSPADPNVPAGGAPGSSAGAAPGSPADPNVPAGGAPGSSAGAAPGSPADPNVPAGGAPGSSAGAAPGSSSDPNVPAGGSPADPNVPAGGAPGSSAGAAPGSPADPNVPAGGAPGSSAGAAPGSPADPNVPAGGSPADPNVPAGGAPGSSAGAAPGSPADPNVPAGGAPGSSAGAAPGSPADPNVPAGGAPGSSAGAAPGSPADPNVPAGGAPGSSAGAAPGSPADPNVPAGGAPGSSADPNVPAGGSPADPNVPAGGAPGSSAGAAPGSPADPNVPAGGAPGSSAGAAPGSPADPNVPAGGSPADPNVPAGGAPGSSAGAAPGSPADPNVPAGGAPGSSADPNVPAGGSPADPNVPAGGAPGSSSDPNVPAGGSPADPNVPAGGSPADPNVPAGGAPGSSADPNVPAGGSPADPNVPAGGAAPGSVGSNSAAGPNSPLNPPAGSLIPSIPVLPGGVGNWPWHPRPNIPVLPTWRPLLPGQNGSGAGATAPGSGLINGVLPFWPNWHKWVNSWRPTRPVTSTEAPAQPENPQQPQSPQQPQSPQQPQNPQQPQNPQQPQNPQQPQNPQQPQEAQSPKKPNNPETAESVEQAAPVPPAEGAASNENASVEESSKPSSEKSKDKPKSSEDQSKEQEQKKPSSEEKEKEKEKDKSKEKKDKDNKEKDKDKDSKEKKDKSKEENEQEKEEKEKDNDGDDEPSSKEKKQFVKDLIKKLKNGDECDENDIYPDVRDCRKYYRCEVKKSGKHKFAHLRCDKKERFDWIAESCVPKDEARCLEK, encoded by the exons ATGACAACGAACCGATCCACCAGACTTCTGGTGTTGCTAGTG TTAACCTCACTGGTGGCCAACCATCACCAGGCGAATGCCGCCGCCGTGGGACTGAAGTGCGGCGGCCGGAGCGCCGTCTGCGTGGGCCCACTTTCCTACCAGCAGTGCGTGGATGGCCTGACGTCCGGCCCGGTGGTGCCATGCGCGGTGAACACCCGCTGCGTGACCGACGGCCTCGAGATCTGCGTGCCGGTCAAGTCGGCCGCTGAGGCTCCTACGGCTGCCGTCGCCAAGATGGTGACCATCACCGACAGCCCCGTCAGCGAGTCCGCTCCGCTGGTGGAtggctccagctccagctccagcggTTCAGGAGGCGAGATCTCTACCGAGGGACCAAGTGCCGCCTCCAGTGCTGCTCCAGCGGAGTCACCTGCTCCGGTTGAGACGACCCAGGCACCGGTGGAGACCACCCAAGCGGCCGCTGAGACGACAACCGCATCCATAGATGAAACAACCAACGGATCGGAGGCACCTCTAGAGACCGAATCGACGATTCCCAGCGACACCACTCCCGTGGACACCACTTTGGGACCCGGATCGGAAGCCACTAACCCACCCATTGAACCCGAGAGCACCACAGCCGCTCCTGGGGAAGGAACCACCCTTGCTCCAGGTGATGTCGACCCGAACACGCCCATTGATCCAAGCTCCCCCCTGGACCCCAACGCACCCGAAGAATCTACTTACGAACCCGGTTTAGTCGACCCCACCGCTCCAGCTGAAACAACTGCCGCTCCCGGAACTCCTGCTGATATAACGACAGAAGCTCCTGGAGCTCCTGTGGAAGGATCGACTGCTGCTCCTGTTGAAGGATCTACCGCTGCTCCTGGTGCTCCTGTTGAAGGATCGACTGCTGCTCCTGGTGCTCCAGTTGAGGGATCGACTGCTGCTCCTGGTGCTCCTGTTGAAGGATCTACCGATGCTCCTGGTGCTCCTGTTGAAGGATCGACTGCTGCTCCTGGTGCTCCTGTTGAAGGATCGACTGCTGCTCCTGGTGCTCCTGTTGAAGGATCTACCGCTGCTCCTGGTGCTCCAGTTGAAGGATCTACCACTGCTCCTGGTGCACCAGTTGAGGGATCTACCGCTGCTCCTGGTGCTCCTGTTGAAGGATCGACTGCTGCTCCTGGTGCTCCTGTTGAAGGATCTACCACTGCTCCTGTTGAAGGATCAACCGCTGCTCCTGGTGCTCCAGTTGAAGGATCTACCGCTGCTCCAGGTGCTCCTGTTGAAGGATCTACCGCTGCTCCTGGTGCTCCAGTTGAGGGATCTACCGCTGCTCCTGGTGCTCCTGTTGAAGGATCGACTGCTGCTCCTGGTGCTCCCGTTGAAGGATCTACCGCTGCTCCTGGTGCTCCAGTTGAGGGATCGACTGCTGCTCCTGGTGCTCCTGTTGAAGGATCTACCGATGCTCCTGGTGCTCCTGTTGAAGGATCTACCGCTGCTCCTGGTGCTCCAGTTGAGGGATCTACCGCTGCTCCTGGTGCTCCTGTTGAAGGATCTACCGCTGCTCCTGGTGCTCCAGTTGAGGGATCTACCGCTGCTCCTGGTGCTCCTGTTGAAGGATCGACTGCTGCTCCTGGTGCTCCCGTTGAAGGATCTACCGCTGCTCCTGGTGCTCCAGTTGAGGGATCTACCGCTGCTCCTGGTGCTCCTGTTGAAGGATCTACCGCTGCTCCTGGTGCTCCTGTTGAAGGATCTACCGCTGCTCCTGGTGCTCCTGTTGAAGGATCGACTGCTGCTCCTGGTGCTCCTGTTGAAGGATCTACCGATGCTCCTGGTGCTCCTGTTGAGGGATCAACCGCTGTACCCGCTGGTGGATCTCCTGCTGATTCCAAcgttgctgctggtggtgctcctGGATCTTCTGCTGGTGCTGCCCCAGGATCTCCTGCTGATCCCAATGTCCctgctggtggtgctcctGGATCTTCTGCTGGTGCTGCCCCAGGATCTCCTGCTGATCCCAATGTCCctgctggtggtgctcctGGATCTTCTGCTGGTGCTGCCCCTGGATCTCCTGCTGATCCCAATGTACCCGCTGGTGGATCTCCTGCTGATCCCAAcgttgctgctggtggagcTCCTGGATCTTCTTCTGATCCCAATGTACCCGCTGGTGGATCTCCTGCTGATCCCAACGTCCctgctggtggtgctcctGGATCTTCTGCTGGTGCTGCCCCAGGATCTCCTGCTGATCCCAATGTCCctgctggtggtgctcctGGATCTTCTGCTGGTGCTGCCCCAGGATCTCCTGCTGATTCCAAcgttgctgctggtggtgctcctGGATCTTCTGCTGGTGCTGCCCCAGGATCTCCTGCTGATCCCAATGTCCctgctggtggtgctcctGGATCTTCTGCTGGTGCTGCCCCAGGATCTCCTGCTGATCCCAATGTCCctgctggtggtgctcctGGATCTTCTGCTGGTGCTGCCCCAGGATCTCCTGCTGATCCCAATGTCCctgctggtggtgctcctGGATCTTCTGCTGGTGCTGCCCCTGGATCTTCTTCTGATCCCAATGTACCCGCTGGTGGATCTCCTGCTGATCCCAACGTCCctgctggtggtgctcctGGATCTTCTGCTGGTGCTGCCCCAGGATCTCCTGCTGATCCCAATGTCCctgctggtggtgctcctGGATCTTCTGCTGGTGCTGCCCCTGGATCTCCTGCTGATCCCAATGTACCCGCTGGTGGATCTCCTGCTGATCCCAACGTCCctgctggtggtgctcctGGATCTTCTGCTGGTGCTGCCCCAGGATCTCCTGCTGATCCCAATGTCCctgctggtggtgctcctGGATCTTCTGCTGGTGCTGCCCCAGGATCTCCTGCTGATCCCAATGTCCctgctggtggtgctcctGGATCTTCTGCTGGTGCTGCCCCAGGATCTCCTGCTGATCCCAATGTCCctgctggtggtgctcctGGATCTTCTGCTGGTGCTGCCCCAGGATCTCCTGCTGATCCCAACGTCCctgctggtggtgctcctGGATCTTCTGCTGATCCCAATGTACCCGCTGGTGGATCTCCTGCTGATCCCAACGTCCctgctggtggtgctcctGGATCTTCTGCTGGTGCTGCCCCAGGATCTCCTGCTGATCCCAATGTCCctgctggtggtgctcctGGATCTTCTGCTGGTGCTGCCCCTGGATCTCCTGCTGATCCCAATGTACCCGCTGGTGGATCTCCTGCTGATCCCAATGTCCctgctggtggtgctcctGGATCTTCTGCTGGTGCTGCCCCAGGATCTCCTGCTGATCCCAACGTCCctgctggtggtgctcctGGATCTTCTGCTGATCCCAATGTACCCGCTGGTGGATCTCCTGCTGATCCCAACGTCCctgctggtggtgctcctGGATCTTCTTCTGATCCCAATGTACCCGCTGGTGGATCTCCTGCTGATCCCAACGTCCctgctggtg GATCTCCTGCTGATCCCAACGTCCctgctggtggtgctcctGGATCTTCTGCTGATCCCAATGTACCCGCTGGTGGATCTCCTGCTGATCCCAATGTtcctgctggtggtgctgctccAGGATCTGTTGGCTCCAACTCTGCTGCTGGCCCGAATTCGCCGCTTAACCCACCAGCTGGCTCACTCATTCCATCGATTCCTGTTCTACCTGGCGGAGTTGGCAATTGGCCTTGGCATCCGCGCCCGAACATTCCAGTCCTGCCGACCTGGAGACCACTGCTTCCTGGACAAAACGGCTCAGGTGCTGGGGCTACTGCTCCTGGCAGTGGACTGATCAATGGCGTCCTTCCCTTCTGGCCCAATTGGCACAAATGGGTGAACAGCTGGCGTCCAACAAGGCCAGTGACCAGCACCGAGGCTCCTGCCCAACCGGAGAATCCTCAGCAACCACAGAGTCCCCAACAGCCACAGAGTCCCCAACAGCCACAGAATCCTCAGCAGCCACAGAATCCTCAGCAGCCACAGAATCCTCAGCAGCCACAGAATCCTCAGCAGCCGCAGGAAGCACAGAGCCCCAAAAAACCCAACAATCCCGAGACTGCCGAGAGCGTAGAACAGGCTGCCCCAGTTCCGCCAGCCGAAGGAGCTGCGTCCAACGAGAATGCCTCCGTTGAGGAGAGCAGCAAGCCCTCCAGCGAGAAGTCGAAGGACAAGCCCAAGTCCAGTGAGGATCAGTccaaggagcaggagcagaagaAGCCCAGCTCtgaggagaaggagaaggagaaagAAAAGGACAAGTCTAAGGAGAAGAaggacaaggacaacaaggagaaggacaaggacaaggacagCAAGGAGAAGAAGGACAAGTCCAAGGAGGAGAACGAGCAAGAGAAggaggaaaaggaaaaggataACGATGGCGACGACGAGCCGAGCTCCAAGGAGAAGAAGCAGTTCGTAAAGGACCTTATCAAGAAACTGAAGAATGGTGACGAGTGCGACGAGAACGATATCTATCCAGATGTGCGCGACTGTCGCAAGTACTACCGCTGCGAGGTGAAAAAGTCGGGCAAGCACAAGTTCGCACACCTGCGCTGCGACAAGAAGGAACGCTTCGATTGGATCGCCGAGTCCTGTGTGCCCAAGGACGAGGCCCGCTGCCTGGAGAAGTAG